A window of the Rhodoluna limnophila genome harbors these coding sequences:
- a CDS encoding ABC transporter permease, with protein MELAEYAAQHGLKRMGARPPFGTYIKDAWARRDFAIALSKFTNDALNARNRLGRWWMVLLPTIQATTYGLIFGIILGDNRPDNFLPFLFTGVFLFSFFSASFSTGASSLTSNSGLVKSLSFPRILLPISAVIRQLINLLPQLAVLLVLVLIIQRQVTWSWFGLIPVVLLMIIFSAGLAMVSARLTTQVRDFSNLIPFITRIMFYTSGIFFSIDSLLDQYPTLMAIMKWNPVYDFIELGRGALVSGHSMEPQLWIGASVWAFGLFILGTVYFWKAEERYGRD; from the coding sequence ATGGAACTCGCAGAATATGCAGCGCAGCATGGCCTCAAGCGCATGGGCGCAAGGCCTCCGTTTGGCACATACATAAAAGATGCTTGGGCTCGCCGCGACTTTGCGATTGCCCTGTCAAAATTCACCAACGATGCCCTGAATGCGCGCAACCGCCTTGGTCGCTGGTGGATGGTTCTGCTACCGACCATTCAGGCAACCACATACGGCTTGATCTTCGGCATCATTCTTGGTGACAACCGCCCAGATAACTTCTTGCCGTTCTTGTTTACCGGCGTGTTTTTGTTCTCATTCTTCTCAGCCAGTTTTTCAACCGGCGCCAGCTCTCTGACCAGCAACAGCGGATTGGTCAAGAGCCTCAGCTTTCCGCGCATCCTGTTGCCAATCTCGGCCGTGATTCGCCAGCTCATCAACCTATTGCCACAGCTGGCTGTGCTGTTGGTCTTGGTGCTCATCATCCAGCGCCAAGTTACCTGGAGCTGGTTTGGGCTCATCCCGGTAGTGCTTTTGATGATCATCTTTAGCGCCGGCTTGGCCATGGTCTCGGCCCGCCTAACCACACAGGTTCGCGACTTCTCAAACCTGATTCCGTTCATCACGCGCATCATGTTTTACACCAGCGGCATTTTCTTCAGCATCGATAGCCTGCTTGACCAGTACCCAACCCTGATGGCCATCATGAAGTGGAACCCGGTTTACGACTTCATCGAGCTTGGCCGAGGTGCACTTGTCAGTGGCCACAGCATGGAGCCACAACTGTGGATTGGGGCATCGGTGTGGGCATTTGGTTTGTTCATCTTGGGCACGGTTTACTTCTGGAAAGCCGAGGAACGCTATGGCCGAGACTAA
- a CDS encoding energy-coupling factor transporter transmembrane component T family protein, which produces MFSLFRPGNSILHRINGGPKIVALAVIVLLISIFGRNYLALSIAAVAMVAGFLLAGFGFKSFLRDLWQTRWLALLMVVPQLIFLTLEQTVVNSGRVLISVMFATLLSLTTKTSDMMIAIECVLGPFRRFGVAPEVVALLLSITITTIPVLAGFVNQVRLAQVARGARPRLSRTAVPVLVLALKHADEMADAMAARGVTTDRAPAKPKQKA; this is translated from the coding sequence GTGTTCAGTCTCTTCAGGCCAGGCAACAGCATCCTGCACCGCATCAACGGCGGGCCAAAGATCGTTGCCCTGGCAGTCATCGTTCTGCTGATCTCAATTTTTGGTCGCAACTATCTGGCGCTCTCAATTGCGGCAGTGGCCATGGTCGCAGGTTTCCTACTGGCTGGGTTCGGTTTCAAGAGTTTCTTGCGAGACCTCTGGCAAACCCGTTGGCTGGCACTTTTGATGGTTGTGCCTCAGCTCATCTTTTTGACTCTCGAGCAAACCGTGGTCAACTCCGGCCGCGTTCTGATCAGCGTGATGTTTGCCACCCTGCTGTCGCTAACCACCAAGACTTCAGACATGATGATCGCCATCGAGTGTGTGCTTGGCCCGTTTCGCAGGTTTGGTGTTGCGCCAGAGGTTGTTGCTCTCCTGCTCTCCATCACCATCACCACAATTCCGGTGCTGGCTGGTTTTGTAAATCAGGTTCGCCTAGCTCAGGTGGCCAGAGGTGCCAGACCAAGGCTTAGCCGCACTGCGGTGCCGGTGTTGGTGTTAGCGCTCAAGCACGCTGATGAAATGGCCGATGCCATGGCTGCCCGAGGGGTAACCACAGACCGCGCCCCAGCCAAGCCGAAGCAAAAAGCCTAG
- a CDS encoding PTS fructose transporter subunit IIC has product MSNASIGTRIRQWLMTGVSYMIPFVAAGGILIALGFLLGAAAAGTDGIHAYDAAKMGVPTNEGGAVTGFDLLNVGNWAFIIFWLGKAAFAFFVPVLAGYIAFAIADRPGIAPGFVAGALATGLDGNPLGTGTGFLGAIAGGFIAGFAALWISRWPVANWIKPVMPVVVIPLLASIIAGVSMVLVLKTPIGALVTGLTDWLNGISTAGLVVLGIVIGLMMAFDMGGPVNKVAYTFGVTGLAAAGAVASATEFQVMAIVMAAGMTPPLGLALATQLRKKLFTESERENGKAAWLLGASFISEGAIPFAAADPIRVIPSIMLGSGVTGALVAIFGNELRAPHGGIFVFPLVSNALTYVLAILIGTAVTALAVIVAKGIGNKAE; this is encoded by the coding sequence GTGAGTAACGCATCAATCGGAACCCGCATCCGCCAATGGCTGATGACCGGTGTTTCATACATGATTCCTTTCGTAGCAGCCGGCGGTATTTTGATCGCTCTTGGCTTCCTTCTTGGAGCAGCTGCTGCAGGTACTGATGGTATCCACGCGTACGACGCGGCAAAGATGGGTGTTCCAACCAACGAGGGTGGAGCAGTAACCGGATTTGACCTTCTAAACGTTGGTAACTGGGCATTCATCATCTTCTGGCTAGGTAAGGCTGCATTCGCATTCTTCGTGCCAGTACTAGCTGGTTACATTGCATTCGCAATTGCTGACCGTCCTGGTATCGCACCTGGCTTCGTCGCTGGTGCACTTGCAACCGGTCTAGACGGCAACCCATTGGGTACCGGCACCGGCTTCCTTGGCGCAATCGCTGGTGGTTTCATCGCTGGTTTTGCTGCTCTATGGATCAGCCGCTGGCCAGTAGCTAACTGGATCAAGCCAGTTATGCCAGTAGTTGTAATTCCTCTACTAGCTTCGATCATTGCCGGTGTGTCAATGGTTCTAGTTCTAAAGACCCCAATTGGTGCACTTGTTACCGGTCTAACCGACTGGCTAAACGGCATCTCAACTGCAGGTCTAGTTGTACTAGGTATCGTTATCGGTCTAATGATGGCATTCGACATGGGTGGCCCAGTTAACAAGGTTGCTTACACCTTCGGTGTTACCGGTCTTGCTGCTGCTGGTGCTGTTGCTTCAGCAACCGAGTTCCAGGTTATGGCTATCGTTATGGCTGCAGGTATGACTCCTCCACTAGGTCTTGCACTAGCTACCCAGCTACGCAAGAAGCTATTCACCGAGTCAGAGCGCGAAAACGGTAAGGCTGCATGGCTACTAGGTGCATCATTCATCTCTGAAGGTGCAATCCCATTCGCTGCTGCTGACCCAATCCGCGTGATTCCTTCAATCATGCTTGGTTCTGGTGTAACCGGTGCTCTAGTTGCTATCTTCGGCAACGAGCTACGCGCACCACACGGTGGTATCTTCGTGTTCCCACTAGTGAGCAACGCTCTAACCTACGTGCTGGCAATCCTTATTGGTACCGCTGTTACTGCTCTTGCAGTAATCGTTGCCAAGGGTATTGGTAACAAGGCTGAGTAA
- a CDS encoding energy-coupling factor ABC transporter ATP-binding protein, producing the protein MPTTTAISFDNVTVRFGGRSVLRNLNIKLDQRRIGVIGLNASGKSTFVRLLNGLVAATDGRVLVHEIDPGKNPMAARREVGFIFSNPDMQIIMPTVQEDVAFSLRGSGLENAEIDAKVRAALIKFGLLNVAEEPAHSLSGGQKQLLAICAIWVANPGLIVADEPTALLDAANTKQIANLLLDELDQQLVLVTHDMNLAARCDVVLHFEDGRLEQMGEPAAVIERYLASV; encoded by the coding sequence ATGCCAACCACCACTGCAATCAGCTTCGACAACGTGACCGTCCGGTTCGGCGGCCGCTCGGTTTTGCGCAACCTGAACATCAAGTTGGACCAGCGCAGAATTGGTGTCATTGGGCTGAATGCATCTGGCAAATCAACTTTTGTGCGTTTGTTGAATGGCCTAGTGGCTGCAACAGACGGCCGAGTTTTGGTTCACGAGATTGACCCGGGCAAAAACCCGATGGCTGCTCGCCGAGAGGTTGGCTTTATTTTTAGCAACCCTGACATGCAGATCATCATGCCTACCGTTCAAGAAGACGTTGCGTTTTCTCTTCGCGGTTCGGGCCTCGAAAATGCTGAGATTGATGCCAAGGTTCGCGCGGCACTAATCAAGTTTGGGCTTTTGAATGTTGCCGAAGAACCGGCCCACTCGCTCAGCGGTGGTCAAAAGCAGCTGTTGGCAATCTGTGCAATTTGGGTAGCCAACCCGGGGCTGATTGTTGCCGACGAACCTACTGCGTTGCTTGATGCAGCCAACACCAAGCAAATTGCCAACCTCTTGCTTGATGAGCTTGATCAGCAGTTGGTTTTGGTCACCCACGATATGAATCTGGCTGCACGCTGCGATGTCGTTCTGCACTTTGAAGACGGCCGACTCGAACAAATGGGTGAACCTGCTGCGGTTATCGAGCGCTACCTGGCGAGTGTTTAG
- a CDS encoding PTS sugar transporter subunit IIA, which translates to MSTAVTTADIVIVDIEATTKEEATRLLAERLLAAGRITEIEGYLEAVAKREEHFPTGIEGGIAIPHAQSDLVTAPSVAVATSVAGIDFGADDGPSHLIFLIAAPASGDSAHLSILASLARKVMHEEFRDALRADKSPASIAETVTREVQ; encoded by the coding sequence TTGAGTACAGCTGTAACCACTGCAGACATCGTTATCGTCGACATTGAAGCAACCACCAAAGAAGAGGCAACCCGTCTTCTTGCAGAACGTTTGCTCGCTGCAGGCCGCATCACCGAAATCGAGGGTTACCTCGAGGCAGTCGCAAAGCGCGAAGAACACTTCCCAACCGGCATCGAGGGTGGCATTGCTATTCCTCACGCACAGAGTGACCTAGTCACCGCCCCATCAGTTGCTGTTGCAACTTCAGTAGCGGGCATCGACTTCGGAGCCGACGACGGCCCATCACACCTAATCTTCCTAATCGCTGCACCAGCATCTGGCGACAGCGCTCACCTATCGATCCTGGCTTCGCTAGCTCGTAAGGTTATGCACGAGGAATTCCGCGACGCACTTCGCGCCGACAAGAGCCCAGCATCCATCGCAGAGACCGTTACCCGAGAGGTTCAGTAA
- a CDS encoding biotin transporter BioY: protein MSNRKPIEVRDLSKIAVFAAIIAVLGLPGTIPLFGGAVPISAQTLGVMLAGAVLGPWRGALAVVVFELLVAAGLPLLAGGRGGLGVFVGPTVGFLIGWIVGAIVIGLIVRAHLGKPNVVRTVIGFILGGIVAIYTFGVPFMALILGISFTEALLGASVFLIGDGIKVVIATVVTLALYRAYPKAFAK, encoded by the coding sequence ATGTCAAACCGCAAGCCAATCGAAGTTCGCGACCTTTCAAAGATTGCTGTTTTTGCTGCGATTATTGCAGTTTTGGGTCTGCCGGGCACCATTCCGCTATTCGGTGGCGCAGTGCCAATTTCTGCTCAGACCCTGGGCGTCATGCTGGCCGGTGCCGTACTTGGCCCTTGGCGCGGTGCGCTTGCCGTGGTGGTTTTTGAGCTTCTAGTTGCAGCAGGTCTGCCCCTTCTTGCCGGTGGCCGCGGTGGCTTGGGTGTCTTTGTTGGCCCGACCGTCGGATTCCTAATCGGCTGGATCGTCGGCGCGATTGTGATCGGCCTTATCGTTCGTGCTCACCTAGGTAAGCCAAACGTGGTTCGCACTGTCATCGGCTTCATCCTCGGCGGAATCGTGGCCATCTATACTTTCGGTGTTCCGTTCATGGCACTAATTCTCGGCATTTCATTCACCGAAGCTTTGCTAGGGGCATCAGTATTCTTGATTGGTGACGGTATCAAGGTCGTAATTGCAACAGTTGTAACCCTCGCGCTTTACCGCGCCTACCCTAAGGCTTTCGCAAAGTAG
- a CDS encoding HPr family phosphocarrier protein: protein MSVISLEVEVLDPIGLHARPASQIVKLVKESGLTITIGRPGEDFVKANSALMLMSLKIKTGEKLTLQFETEDAAVASDLHVQIQEFLKG from the coding sequence ATGTCTGTTATCTCTCTTGAGGTTGAGGTTCTTGACCCGATTGGTCTGCACGCTCGCCCAGCCAGCCAGATTGTAAAGCTGGTTAAAGAGTCAGGCTTGACCATCACCATCGGTCGCCCAGGCGAGGACTTCGTCAAGGCAAATTCAGCACTGATGCTGATGTCTCTAAAGATTAAGACCGGCGAGAAGCTGACTCTTCAGTTTGAGACCGAAGACGCTGCAGTTGCATCAGACCTGCACGTTCAGATCCAAGAGTTCTTGAAGGGCTAG
- a CDS encoding putative PEP-binding protein, producing MSLAQGTILSGLGVGLNSSVGEVLVVKPQAPLPAWSKSSQSAADEKAALKQAIANVANTLDTLGERAGGTTAEIFEALKFLLEDEELFELAESNIDEGWTAGAGYGQAVDTFAELLGGDPDFDERVKDLQDLSKRVQADLAGIEMALTLPETGRIVLVGEDFSPADTAQFTKAVVGVITLKGGPTSHTAIICRSRSIPAVVSCGAAADLANGDTVLVDPVGDRVVTGGDESLATKAIEFVALNEDPVIPVRANIGTLADAQGASAETLAEGVGLFRTELLYLSAATAPTIDQQVASYSEILAAAPAGPIVVRTIDAGSDKPVPFLHMPHEENPSLGVRGFRLIQDHRQFIEDQLTSLEAARLATGREVWVMAPMIATVQEAKQFAELARGIGGYKVGVMVETPSIAAMVDQLEGVVDFVSIGTNDLSQYLFAADRMNPSLGALLNHWQPGLIRTLARIADGGKKAGISVGVCGESASDPAFAVVLAGLGISSVSVSKSQVTVVRNALSSLDLADCKEIANKVLAATSAEDAKAAALNALAKL from the coding sequence TTGTCTCTAGCTCAGGGCACCATTCTGTCTGGCCTAGGTGTCGGCCTAAACTCGTCTGTCGGCGAGGTACTTGTTGTTAAGCCTCAGGCCCCGCTACCTGCGTGGAGCAAGTCATCGCAGTCTGCAGCAGACGAGAAGGCCGCACTAAAGCAAGCAATTGCAAACGTGGCCAACACCCTCGACACCCTCGGCGAGCGCGCCGGCGGAACCACTGCCGAGATCTTCGAAGCACTTAAGTTTTTGCTTGAAGATGAAGAGCTTTTTGAGCTAGCTGAATCAAACATCGATGAAGGCTGGACTGCCGGCGCTGGCTATGGCCAAGCGGTTGATACCTTTGCCGAGCTACTTGGCGGCGACCCTGATTTTGACGAGCGCGTAAAGGACCTACAGGACCTTTCAAAGCGTGTGCAGGCAGACCTAGCCGGAATCGAAATGGCACTAACCCTGCCAGAGACCGGACGCATTGTTTTGGTTGGCGAGGACTTTAGCCCAGCCGACACCGCTCAGTTCACTAAGGCTGTAGTTGGCGTGATCACCCTCAAGGGTGGACCAACCAGCCACACCGCAATCATCTGCCGTTCACGCAGCATTCCGGCTGTGGTCTCTTGTGGCGCAGCCGCCGACCTAGCTAACGGTGACACCGTTTTGGTTGACCCAGTTGGCGACCGCGTAGTTACCGGCGGAGACGAGTCTTTGGCAACCAAGGCGATCGAGTTTGTGGCCTTGAACGAAGACCCAGTGATTCCGGTTCGCGCAAACATCGGTACCTTGGCAGACGCCCAGGGTGCATCGGCCGAAACTTTGGCTGAGGGTGTTGGCTTGTTCCGCACCGAGTTGCTTTACCTATCGGCTGCTACTGCACCGACCATTGATCAGCAGGTGGCTAGCTACAGCGAGATTCTTGCTGCGGCCCCAGCTGGCCCAATCGTGGTTCGCACCATAGATGCTGGTTCAGACAAGCCCGTGCCGTTCTTGCACATGCCTCACGAAGAGAACCCGTCACTTGGTGTTCGCGGATTCCGTTTGATTCAGGACCACCGCCAGTTCATCGAAGACCAGCTGACCAGCCTTGAGGCTGCACGCTTGGCCACCGGCCGCGAGGTTTGGGTTATGGCCCCGATGATTGCAACCGTGCAAGAGGCCAAGCAGTTTGCCGAGCTAGCACGCGGCATCGGTGGTTACAAGGTTGGCGTGATGGTTGAGACACCGTCTATTGCAGCAATGGTTGACCAGCTTGAGGGCGTAGTTGACTTTGTCAGCATCGGCACCAACGACCTATCTCAGTACCTATTTGCCGCTGACCGCATGAACCCATCTTTGGGCGCTTTGCTAAACCACTGGCAACCTGGATTGATTCGTACCCTGGCCCGCATTGCTGATGGCGGCAAGAAGGCCGGAATCTCAGTTGGTGTTTGTGGCGAGAGCGCATCTGACCCAGCCTTTGCGGTGGTGCTTGCCGGTCTTGGCATTTCATCGGTGAGTGTTTCTAAGTCACAGGTGACCGTGGTTCGCAACGCGTTGTCTTCACTAGACCTAGCCGACTGCAAAGAGATTGCCAACAAGGTTTTGGCGGCAACCTCTGCAGAAGATGCAAAGGCTGCGGCACTGAATGCTCTCGCGAAGCTCTAA
- a CDS encoding glycosyltransferase family 2 protein has protein sequence MATAPISVIMPVLNEAGHLADAVASVMAQNYDGDFELLLALGPSTDGTNQIAAELAAADSRIRLIDNPRGLTTVGLNEAIRQSKHDIIIRIDAHSEPAEGYFANGVRILLMQKADLLGGIMDARGRSAFQKATAWAYTSRFGIGGANFHVGGEAGEAESAYLGIFKKSALTRVGGYDETIIRGEDWELAQRIKATGGLVWFSPELRVVYWPRGRFDRLVKQFYSTGVWRGDLTKRDLKNAPKRYFAPPLLVAAVIAGLWMVLAGWYIGILPLAAYLMGAAGLAATARGLSLKARIALLIVLPTIHFSWGWGFWVGFFKGAGQTIDKSRVNK, from the coding sequence GTGGCCACCGCTCCAATTTCAGTAATTATGCCGGTGCTCAACGAGGCCGGTCACTTGGCCGATGCTGTTGCCAGCGTGATGGCGCAAAACTACGACGGTGATTTTGAGTTGCTGTTGGCCCTTGGTCCATCTACCGATGGCACCAACCAGATTGCTGCCGAGTTGGCGGCGGCCGACTCGCGGATCAGGCTGATTGATAACCCTCGAGGGCTAACCACGGTTGGCTTGAATGAGGCAATTCGCCAGAGCAAGCACGACATCATCATTCGCATCGATGCCCACTCAGAGCCGGCCGAAGGTTATTTTGCCAACGGCGTGCGCATTTTGCTTATGCAAAAAGCTGACTTGCTGGGTGGCATCATGGATGCCCGTGGGCGCAGCGCATTCCAAAAGGCAACCGCCTGGGCTTACACCAGCCGTTTCGGAATCGGTGGGGCAAACTTTCACGTGGGCGGCGAGGCCGGAGAAGCCGAGAGCGCTTACCTCGGTATCTTCAAAAAGAGTGCACTAACCCGGGTTGGTGGGTACGACGAAACCATCATCCGTGGTGAAGACTGGGAGCTAGCGCAGCGCATCAAAGCAACCGGGGGGCTGGTGTGGTTTAGCCCAGAGCTGCGAGTGGTCTATTGGCCGCGTGGCCGTTTTGACCGCTTGGTCAAACAGTTTTATTCAACCGGTGTTTGGCGCGGAGACCTGACAAAGCGCGATCTAAAGAACGCACCAAAACGCTACTTTGCACCGCCGCTATTGGTGGCTGCGGTAATTGCTGGGCTCTGGATGGTTCTGGCCGGTTGGTACATCGGTATCTTGCCACTGGCCGCCTACCTGATGGGCGCCGCCGGGTTGGCCGCAACCGCCCGCGGGCTCAGCCTCAAGGCGCGCATCGCGCTGCTAATTGTTTTGCCAACCATTCACTTCAGCTGGGGTTGGGGCTTTTGGGTCGGTTTCTTCAAGGGTGCCGGCCAAACCATCGATAAAAGCCGAGTGAACAAATGA
- a CDS encoding L-lactate dehydrogenase: MLSRSSKVSVVGAGSVGASMAYAMLIRESAREVVLYDINEAKVTAEVLDLAHGTQFTGASSITGGTDIALTANSDVIVITAGAKQNPGQTRLELAGVNFSILESMIPKLLEHSPEAIFLLVTNPCDVLATAALKLTGLPSNRVFSSGTVLDSSRLRWLLGAKLGVSTDSIHALIVGEHGDSEFALWSQAHIGPVPLSKWITDTGSALTRTDLDELAASVKTAAYKVIEGKGATNFAIGLSGARIVEAIVRDENAILPVSSVLSNYRGVDGIAMSVPTLVNRNGAVRAIDVPMDASEQLLFEASASAIANSLAQLKL, encoded by the coding sequence ATGCTCTCGCGAAGCTCTAAGGTCTCGGTTGTCGGTGCCGGCTCGGTCGGCGCCTCAATGGCCTACGCCATGCTCATTCGTGAGTCTGCGCGCGAGGTTGTACTCTACGACATCAATGAAGCCAAGGTAACCGCCGAGGTTCTTGACCTGGCCCACGGCACTCAGTTCACCGGCGCATCTTCGATCACCGGCGGCACCGACATTGCCCTGACCGCTAATTCAGATGTGATTGTGATCACCGCTGGTGCCAAGCAAAACCCAGGGCAAACACGCCTTGAACTTGCCGGGGTCAACTTCTCGATTCTTGAATCGATGATTCCCAAGCTGCTCGAACACTCGCCAGAGGCCATCTTTTTGCTGGTGACAAATCCGTGTGATGTGTTGGCAACCGCAGCGCTAAAGCTGACCGGGCTACCTTCTAACCGCGTGTTCTCATCGGGCACAGTTTTGGACTCATCACGTTTGCGCTGGTTGCTCGGAGCAAAACTTGGGGTCAGCACCGACAGCATTCACGCGCTGATTGTTGGCGAGCACGGTGACTCTGAGTTTGCACTCTGGAGCCAGGCGCACATTGGCCCAGTTCCGCTAAGCAAATGGATAACGGACACCGGCTCTGCGCTAACCCGCACCGATCTTGACGAGCTTGCTGCATCGGTGAAGACCGCCGCCTACAAAGTTATTGAGGGCAAGGGCGCAACCAACTTTGCGATTGGGCTTTCAGGTGCACGGATTGTTGAGGCAATCGTGCGTGACGAGAACGCGATTTTGCCGGTGAGCTCAGTGCTCAGCAACTATCGAGGTGTAGACGGCATTGCAATGTCTGTGCCAACGCTGGTGAACCGAAACGGTGCGGTCAGAGCGATTGATGTGCCGATGGATGCATCGGAGCAGTTATTGTTTGAGGCTTCGGCGAGCGCAATTGCAAACTCACTCGCGCAGCTAAAGCTCTAG
- a CDS encoding PTS fructose transporter subunit IIB: protein MAKIVCVTSCITGIAHTYMAAEALEQAGKKLGHEVIVETQGSAGSNPLKQDVIDSADAVIFGVDLEVVGRDRFNGKPYIEVPVAKAMRGATALITEVLEAAANGTAKKVGNEASAAQPAEKEKAAEKPSSEKKGGFLGGLFGKK, encoded by the coding sequence ATGGCAAAAATCGTTTGTGTCACATCATGCATCACCGGCATCGCCCACACCTACATGGCAGCAGAGGCTCTAGAGCAGGCTGGCAAGAAGCTAGGTCACGAGGTAATCGTTGAGACCCAGGGTTCAGCAGGTTCAAACCCACTAAAGCAAGACGTCATCGATTCAGCTGACGCTGTGATCTTTGGTGTTGACCTAGAGGTTGTTGGCCGCGACCGTTTCAACGGCAAGCCATACATCGAGGTACCGGTTGCTAAGGCAATGCGCGGTGCAACTGCACTTATCACCGAAGTTCTAGAGGCAGCTGCCAACGGAACCGCCAAGAAAGTTGGCAACGAAGCTTCTGCTGCTCAACCAGCAGAGAAAGAGAAGGCGGCAGAGAAGCCATCTTCAGAGAAGAAGGGCGGCTTCCTCGGAGGCCTCTTCGGTAAGAAGTAA
- a CDS encoding ABC transporter ATP-binding protein — protein sequence MAETNERKPVVIVDDVHIVYKVYASGKRAVGENSRNGLLKKKTQLREVHAVKGVSFTVYEGESVGLIGSNGSGKSSLMRAVSGLTPIDKGNIYASARPTLLGVGAALLPALSGEKNILLGGMAMGLDRKDAESSVDAITEFAGLEQFIELPMRTYSSGMSARLRFAIAAHRDHDILIIDEALAVGDQAFRNRSEARMRQMKDSAGTVFLVSHSMKSILDTCTRVIWLEKGVLRMDGDPQTVVDAYNAANGSTTVD from the coding sequence ATGGCCGAGACTAACGAACGCAAGCCGGTAGTGATCGTCGACGACGTTCACATTGTTTATAAGGTTTATGCCTCGGGCAAGCGTGCCGTGGGCGAGAACAGCCGCAACGGCCTGCTCAAAAAGAAGACCCAGCTGCGCGAGGTTCACGCGGTCAAGGGCGTCAGCTTTACGGTTTACGAGGGTGAGTCGGTTGGTCTAATCGGCAGCAACGGCTCGGGCAAATCATCTTTGATGCGCGCGGTTTCTGGCCTAACCCCAATCGACAAAGGCAACATCTATGCCTCGGCGCGGCCAACTTTGCTTGGCGTTGGCGCGGCCCTGCTGCCTGCGCTTTCTGGCGAGAAAAACATTTTGCTGGGTGGCATGGCCATGGGTCTGGACCGCAAAGATGCTGAGTCCTCGGTTGATGCAATCACCGAATTTGCTGGCCTCGAGCAGTTCATCGAACTTCCGATGCGCACCTACTCATCAGGTATGTCTGCGCGTTTGCGCTTTGCAATTGCTGCTCACCGCGACCACGACATCTTGATTATTGACGAGGCTTTGGCTGTTGGTGACCAGGCCTTCCGCAACCGTTCTGAGGCACGCATGCGCCAGATGAAAGACAGTGCCGGAACCGTGTTTTTGGTTAGCCACAGCATGAAGTCCATTCTTGACACCTGTACCCGGGTTATCTGGCTTGAAAAGGGCGTGCTGCGCATGGATGGCGACCCTCAGACCGTTGTCGATGCATACAACGCGGCCAACGGCTCAACCACGGTCGACTAA